Genomic window (Marinitoga sp. 1197):
CTAAAAGAATTAAATAAAGAATTTGATATTGTTGATGTTAAAACAGAAGAAGAAGCTGCAGAACAAGGAGTAAGGTTGGTATCTTCTGGTGCAGCTGATATTGTAATGAAAGGATTAATAAAAACTTCTAAATTATTAAAAGCTGTATTAAACAAAGAGTGGGGATTAAGAACAGGTAGTGTATTAAGTCACGTAGCATTAATAGAAACAGACGCATTGAATTCGTTAAAATTAGTTACCGATGGTGGTATGATAATAAAACCAACATTAGATCAGAAGGTTGCTATAATAAATAATGCAGTAGAATTAGCTCATTCCATGGGAATAGAAACTCCAAAAGTTGCTTTATTAGCTGCCGTTGAAGTAGTTAATCCAGACATGCCAGAAACACTTGAGGCTGCAATAATAACTCAAATGAATAAAAGAGGGCAAATAAAAGGATGTTTAGTAGATGGTCCATTAGCTCTTGATAATGCTTTAAGTGAAATGGCAGCTAAAATTAAAAAGATAAAAAGTGATGTTGCCGGAAACGCTGATATATTGGTTGTTCCTGATATACATGCAGGAAATGTATTAGGAAAATCTGCAGTATATCTGGCAAATGGAAAAATAGCTGGACTTGTTCTTGGTGCAAAAGCACCTATTGTTATAGTATCAAGGGCTGATACCGCGGAATCAAAATTAGCATCATTGGCATTAGCTGTATTAAAAGCTAATTGAAAACATTTTTGATGAAAGTTAATTGATGAGATTATTGATAAATCCTTATTACAAAATCCCCATGAATGGGGATTTTGTTAATTCAAGATTGTGTGCAGTTATATCTTTTCTATTATATAATCATCAATATTCCTTTTTTCTGAATCTATGTTTATCCCTATTATATATATTTCTTTTCCTTTGTATTTTTCATAATATTTCTTTTCTTTTATCTGGTTTATTGCATCAATTGCGCTTTTATCCACTTTTATTTCAAAAAGATATATCCTTTCATCAAAATCTATTACAAGGTCACTTCGTCCTAAGTTTGTTAATTCTTCTGCTTTTACATCTATTCCTGCTGATGCTATTATTGTAAATATCAATGAGTGATAATACTTTTCTTCTTTTTTGTGTAAGTTATACGGTATTGCACTTATTATTTTCTTTATTTCTTCTATTAATCCTTTTATGTCATTTTCCGCTATTTTTATGTATATTTCATTTACTATTTCTAATTCATCTTCTTTTAGTCCATAGTTTGCTTCTAATATTAGTTTTGAGAATGAGTTTTTTACTTCCAGATTTGGATAGTCAAGTATATATTTTTTCACTAATCCATATCTCTTTA
Coding sequences:
- a CDS encoding bifunctional enoyl-CoA hydratase/phosphate acetyltransferase, whose product is MKTLQDVIEKAKTVSKKKVVVVGAEDKEALIAVSNAYDEGFIDPVLIGKKEIIEKHLKELNKEFDIVDVKTEEEAAEQGVRLVSSGAADIVMKGLIKTSKLLKAVLNKEWGLRTGSVLSHVALIETDALNSLKLVTDGGMIIKPTLDQKVAIINNAVELAHSMGIETPKVALLAAVEVVNPDMPETLEAAIITQMNKRGQIKGCLVDGPLALDNALSEMAAKIKKIKSDVAGNADILVVPDIHAGNVLGKSAVYLANGKIAGLVLGAKAPIVIVSRADTAESKLASLALAVLKAN
- a CDS encoding PD-(D/E)XK nuclease domain-containing protein; this translates as KRYGLVKKYILDYPNLEVKNSFSKLILEANYGLKEDELEIVNEIYIKIAENDIKGLIEEIKKIISAIPYNLHKKEEKYYHSLIFTIIASAGIDVKAEELTNLGRSDLVIDFDERIYLFEIKVDKSAIDAINQIKEKKYYEKYKGKEIYIIGINIDSEKRNIDDYIIEKI